The following proteins are encoded in a genomic region of Mycolicibacterium confluentis:
- the mftF gene encoding mycofactocin biosynthesis glycosyltransferase MftF (Members of this protein family, MftF, are glycosyltransferases, members of PF00535 (glycosyl transferase family 2). The encoding gene is found as part of the mycofactocin cassette, in Mycobacterium tuberculosis, many other Actinobacteria, and occasional members of other lineages. Mycofactocin itself, a putative redox carrier, is a heavily modified derivative of the C-terminal Val-Tyr dipeptide of the mycofactocin precursor MftA (TIGR03969).), whose translation MTPPRLPNGFAVQVDRRVRVLGEGSALLGGTPTRLLRLAPAAQDMLDGGRLEVRDAVSAQLARTLLDATVAHPRPATGPSHRDVTVVIPVRDNITGLTRLLGALRGLRVVVVDDGSATPISTADVAGAHCDVSVLRHPANRGPAAARNTGLLACSTDFVAFLDSDVVPRRGWLEALLGHFCDPTVALVAPRIVGLNAEENLVARYEAVRSSLDLGHREAPVLPYGTVSYVPSAAIICRRAAVLDLGGFDEALLSGEDVDLCWRLVESGARLRYEPIAQVAHDHRTDVRDWLVRKAFYGGSAAPLSSRHPDKTAPMVISGWMLLAWVLLGLGSRVGVLASLGAAAVTGRRISRGLRGPETNPRDVAYVAASGLGAAAMQLAAAVCRHYWPVSLVLAVVSQRCRRAVLAAAIIDGAVDWLNRRQHVSDDTRPLGLVSYVLMKRLDDLAYGAGLWCGAVQERTVTPLKPQIKA comes from the coding sequence ATGACCCCGCCCCGACTGCCCAACGGATTCGCGGTGCAGGTCGACCGCCGGGTGCGGGTGCTCGGGGAGGGCTCGGCCCTGCTCGGCGGCACGCCGACCCGACTGCTGAGGCTGGCGCCCGCGGCGCAGGACATGCTCGACGGCGGCCGCCTCGAGGTGCGGGACGCCGTCAGCGCCCAGTTGGCCCGGACCCTGCTCGACGCGACCGTGGCCCATCCCCGCCCGGCCACCGGTCCCTCGCACCGCGACGTGACGGTCGTCATTCCGGTGCGGGACAACATAACCGGACTCACCCGGCTGCTCGGGGCGCTGCGCGGGCTGCGGGTCGTCGTGGTCGACGACGGCTCGGCGACACCGATCAGCACGGCCGACGTCGCGGGCGCGCACTGCGACGTCTCGGTGCTTCGGCACCCCGCAAACCGCGGACCCGCGGCGGCCCGCAACACGGGGCTGCTGGCCTGCTCGACGGACTTCGTGGCGTTCCTGGACTCCGATGTGGTCCCCCGGCGGGGGTGGCTCGAAGCACTGCTCGGCCATTTCTGCGACCCGACCGTGGCGTTGGTGGCGCCGCGCATCGTCGGCCTGAACGCCGAGGAGAACCTGGTGGCCCGCTACGAGGCGGTCCGGTCGTCACTGGACCTCGGGCACCGGGAGGCGCCCGTGCTGCCGTACGGGACGGTGTCCTATGTCCCCAGTGCCGCGATCATCTGCCGGCGCGCCGCGGTGCTCGATCTCGGCGGCTTCGACGAGGCCCTGCTGTCGGGCGAGGATGTCGACCTGTGCTGGCGCCTGGTGGAGTCGGGGGCCAGACTGCGCTACGAACCCATCGCCCAAGTCGCCCACGATCACCGCACCGACGTCCGAGATTGGTTGGTGCGCAAGGCATTCTACGGAGGTTCCGCTGCCCCGCTGTCCAGCAGGCACCCGGACAAGACCGCCCCGATGGTGATCTCGGGGTGGATGCTGCTGGCCTGGGTGCTGCTCGGGCTGGGATCGCGCGTGGGTGTGCTGGCCTCGCTGGGCGCCGCGGCGGTCACGGGTCGCCGCATCTCTCGCGGGCTGCGCGGACCCGAGACCAACCCCCGCGACGTGGCCTACGTGGCGGCCAGTGGACTGGGGGCCGCAGCCATGCAGTTGGCCGCGGCGGTCTGCAGGCACTACTGGCCGGTGTCGCTGGTCCTCGCGGTGGTGTCGCAGCGGTGCCGTCGGGCCGTGCTGGCCGCCGCGATCATCGACGGTGCCGTCGACTGGCTGAACCGGCGCCAGCACGTCAGCGACGACACCAGGCCCCTGGGCCTGGTGTCGTATGTGCTGATGAAGCGACTCGACGACCTGGCCTATGGCGCGGGACTGTGGTGTGGTGCGGTGCAGGAGCGCACCGTGACACCGCTCAAGCCGCAGATCAAGGCGTGA